A stretch of Lachancea thermotolerans CBS 6340 chromosome D complete sequence DNA encodes these proteins:
- the GAL11 gene encoding Gal11p (some similarities with uniprot|P19659 Saccharomyces cerevisiae YOL051W GAL11 Component of the Mediator complex interacts with RNA polymerase II and the general transcription factors to form the RNA polymerase II holoenzyme affects transcription by acting as target of activators and repressors) encodes MEADWRTTLSNQERSKYITELAQILAQISQVNGGDRGNFNLEKLKKTAEQFEKSLYASSSSKELYLDSMRKRIAAMDTAKKKAIANIQHNAANVAAHQQSQQQAAVAAAQSAQQQRASQFPPSNMNSQMFFNQQAQVRQQAAQQFRNGVGSNMPVNSAPTRPQLTPQQQQLINEMKGAEIPRELLQRIPNLPPGVNTWQKVTELAQQKRLGPKDLQIAKQVYKMHQQIVFKSKMQQASANNRGIPQQRAMPQGPNMAQMPQPRSVVNQPLQQQQHQQQQQQQQHQQHQQQQQQQQQHQQHQQQQQQQQQHQHQQHQQQQQQQQQQRQTGQVPQPSGQEMPNVLNRLNQIFTPAEQKALYENGKKLIEDLQRTNRLPTVLTPQQQAIYIKKYINQMALKKLQAARMNQMGTTNPQQQMAPAPAPQGQSVPAMSQFTSNVAPSNANLAGMAQRRAYERANAGGASDVNSVGSSTQAQLSSGSSQQAPPAQQQPQPQPKFSLPRPTEQDLMVLRRISAEIQKSHLRLSNITNQISQEQKQAIRNKLQLNRQLFTNVDSFIPTLYMITRNEENVRQLLQIRMLAKEITEHATRGVFIVPPEVVDKVIFRYQKYYEFIKDQVLRRHQQIIAARQQQQQQQQAPSTTIDPAFNQQRIQGSFQQIQQQMQMRQQQQQQQQQQQQQQQQQQQQQQQQQQQQQQQQQQQQQQQQQQKIQPSPQLNNWTRLNADGRSTSGADGDNAVAPQTAPEHVRRSSSGMDFLNSPEFMNARSSPQQPGLSPAKKQAQMRKKMAMKQVPGQGTPGSTVPTSNNTPVPVSGPVPAVASRTGTPQVGTAGISSISPMVNRATGLNQSPSPRSHPNGTLPPPADYPYKEDEENLKKMAIRKTEIIARFKCRQEILGKSSVDLFLCSLGDCLGLPSASVDLISPIPSEIVEHVNGGCKGKNNGAPGQRVKGQDLTDVSIVNNSIVFADSNSPEAKAEPYVIGLNDVASVFRDVYGSTDLSSFSFETKTFSGEGGAKKRKAGDLDNSPDASPASSAIMSESKKLKIDSPEDMYFTAPGEDTKQLLTKSGAMKFSPENKIWDWSFWETS; translated from the coding sequence ATGGAAGCTGACTGGAGGACCACACTTTCGAACCAGGAGAGGTCGAAGTACATCACTGAGCTGGCCCAGATACTTGCCCAGATAAGTCAGGTTAATGGGGGAGACAGAGGAAACTTTAAtctggaaaagctcaagaaaaccGCAGAACAGTTCGAAAAGAGTCTGTATGCCAGTAGCTCATCTAAAGAGCTCTACTTAGACTCGATGCGGAAGAGGATAGCAGCAATGGATActgccaagaagaaggcgatTGCCAACATCCAGCACAATGCGGCAAATGTAGCGGCCCACCAACAGTCTCagcaacaagctgctgtcgctgctgctcaGTCTGCCCAACAGCAAAGAGCGTCGCAATTTCCCCCCTCCAACATGAACTCACAAATGTTTTTCAACCAGCAGGCCCAGGTTAGGCAACAAGCTGCCCAGCAATTTAGGAATGGCGTAGGCTCCAACATGCCTGTTAATAGCGCTCCTACAAGGCCTCAACTGACGccccaacagcagcagctgaTTAATGAAATGAAAGGCGCAGAAATACCTAGGGAGCTTTTGCAAAGAATACCCAATCTACCGCCTGGCGTTAATACATGGCAAAAAGTCACCGAACTTGCACAGCAAAAGCGGCTAGGCCCTAAGGATTTGCAAATTGCTAAACAGGTCTACAAAATGCACCAGCAGATCGTTTTCAAATCGAAGATGCAGCAGGCCAGCGCAAATAATCGTGGAATTCCTCAACAAAGGGCCATGCCTCAGGGTCCTAATATGGCGCAGATGCCGCAACCTCGCTCAGTTGTTAATCAACCTTtacagcagcagcaacatcagcaacaacaacaacagcagcaacaccaacaacaccaacagcagcagcagcagcagcagcaacaccaacaacaccaacagcagcagcagcagcagcagcaacaccaacaccaacaacaccaacagcagcaacagcaacaacaacagcagagGCAAACCGGACAAGTCCCTCAGCCTTCGGGCCAAGAGATGCCAAATGTTTTGAACCGCTTAAACCAAATATTCACCCCAGCTGAGCAAAAGGCCCTGTATGAAAACGGGAAGAAGTTGATTGAGGACCTCCAAAGGACTAATAGGCTACCTACTGTCCTGACTCCACAGCAGCAAGCAATATATATTAAAAAGTACATCAACCAGATGGCTCTCAAGAAATTGCAGGCTGCTAGAATGAATCAAATGGGAACAACAAATCCACAGCAGCAAATGGCTCCCGCGCCTGCTCCTCAAGGTCAGAGTGTACCGGCCATGAGCCAGTTCACTTCTAACGTGGCGCCAAGTAATGCCAATTTAGCGGGCATGGcgcaaagaagagcttACGAAAGGGCGAATGCCGGTGGTGCGAGCGATGTTAACAGCGTTGGTAGTAGTACACAAGCTCAGCTCTCATCAGGCTCGTCGCAACAAGCCCCACCTGCACAGCAACAACCCCAGCCACAACCAAAGTTCTCACTTCCTCGTCCTACTGAGCAAGATCTGATGGTGCTTCGGAGAATTTCAGCAGAAATACAAAAGTCACACCTAAGGCTGTCAAACATTACAAATCAGATTTCTCaagagcagaagcaagCAATCAGGAACAAGCTTCAGCTCAACCGGCAACTGTTTACAAATGTTGACAGCTTTATCCCAACACTATATATGATAACCCGAAATGAGGAAAATGTTCGGCAGCTACTTCAAATTAGAATGTTGGCAAAGGAAATCACCGAGCATGCCACTCGAGGTGTTTTCATTGTTCCGCCAGAGGTAGTTGACAAGGTCATCTTCAGGTATCAAAAATACTATGAGTTCATCAAGGACCAAGTTCTCCGGAGGCATCAACAAATAATAGCAGCgagacagcagcagcagcagcagcagcaagcaCCATCCACAACCATTGATCCCGCATTCAATCAACAACGCATTCAGGGTTCGTTTCAGCAGATTCAGCAACAGATGCAGATgaggcagcagcagcagcagcaacaacaacaacaacaacaacaacaacaacaacaacaacaacaacaacaacaacaacaacaacaacaacaacaacaacagcagcagcaacagcaacagcaacagcaacaaaaaattcagCCTTCTCCGCAGCTGAACAATTGGACAAGGCTCAATGCAGATGGCAGGTCCACGAGCGGTGCTGATGGAGATAATGCTGTAGCTCCCCAAACTGCGCCCGAACATGTCCGTAGGTCTTCTTCTGGGATGGATTTCTTAAATTCGCCCGAATTTATGAATGCTAGGTCCTCTCCTCAGCAACCAGGCCTATCCCCTGCCAAAAAACAGGCCCagatgagaaaaaaaatggCCATGAAACAGGTCCCAGGCCAAGGCACACCAGGCTCGACTGTTCCTACCTCGAACAATACGCCTGTTCCTGTGTCTGGTCCTGTACCGGCAGTTGCAAGCAGGACAGGCACCCCTCAGGTTGGAACAGCGGGAATTTCTAGTATATCCCCAATGGTCAATCGAGCTACGGGCCTCAACCAGAGCCCGTCTCCAAGATCACACCCTAATGGTACTTTACCGCCACCAGCTGACTATCCCTACaaggaagacgaggagaATCTCAAGAAAATGGCTATAAGGAAAACTGAGATTATTGCGCGGTTTAAGTGTAGACAAGAGATCTTGGGGAAATCTTCAGTTGACTTGTTTCTGTGCTCTCTAGGTGATTGCCTTGGACTACCTTCAGCGTCCGTAGACCTCATCAGCCCAATCCCATCTGAAATTGTGGAACATGTGAACGGAGGTTGTAAAGGAAAGAATAACGGGGCGCCTGGCCAACGCGTTAAAGGTCAGGACCTCACAGACGTATCTATTGTCAACAATAGCATCGTGTTTGCGGACAGTAATTCCCCAGAAGCCAAGGCCGAGCCCTATGTTATTGGTCTCAACGACGTTGCTAGTGTCTTCCGGGATGTCTATGGTTCAACTGATCTGtcttccttttctttcgaaactAAAACATTTTCTGGAGAAGGTGGtgccaagaaaagaaaagcaGGTGACCTAGATAATAGCCCTGATGCGTCCCCAGCCTCGTCGGCGATAATGAGCGAatccaagaagctcaagattGATTCCCCAGAGGACATGTACTTCACGGCACCTGGGGAAGACACTAAACAGCTACTTACCAAGAGTGGCGCCATGAAATTTTCTCCCGAAAATAAGATTTGGGACTGGAGCTTTTGGGAAACCTCATGA
- the GSH2 gene encoding glutathione synthase (similar to uniprot|Q08220 Saccharomyces cerevisiae YOL049W GSH2 Glutathione synthetase catalyzes the ATP-dependent synthesis of glutathione (GSH) from gamma-glutamylcysteine and glycine induced by oxidative stress and heat shock): protein MVGEYPKFPQFSRSEISEQLVPEIRHWALTNGLVMYPPNPNFVQGAVAPTTLYPTPFPRQSFDQAISVQTLYNGLYAKIAQDQDGWLSKEIESLAEFDPEFTGRLWNLYVQAKEKGISQKLALGVFRSDYLLDVGNLEVKQVEFNTVSVSFGGLSTRVGQLHKFLNDSGRYSGGSGRPFYREEIPVSDSAFLLAKSLADAAHHFQASNDTTIVAFVVQKGERNVFDQRILEYNLFEHFGIKSVRLTIHEVNTKTFVDPDTSRIYYKPSGEEISVVYFRAGYSPSDFVEEQDWQNRLTLETSYAIKAPNLLTQLAGAKKIQQLLTDESILQCFISDASARRKLGSSFVKIHPMDNSEAGLSARKLALKSPERFVLKPQREGGGNNIYKGDIPAFLRSIPEQDWSGYILMELIKPKPTTENFVVKADQFAQEPILSELGIFGYVLFDESTIYLNEYAGWLLRSKSSSSDEGGVAAGFGCVDSVVLY, encoded by the coding sequence ATGGTCGGAGAGTATCCAAAATTTCCACAATTCTCGAGATCCGAGATAAGCGAACAACTGGTCCCAGAGATCAGGCATTGGGCTTTGACTAATGGGCTAGTTATGTATCCACCAAACCCTAACTTTGTCCAGGGAGCAGTTGCCCCTACCACTTTGTATCCTACACCTTTTCCCAGACAGAGCTTCGACCAGGCTATTTCGGTTCAAACTCTTTACAACGGATTATATGCCAAGATCGCGCAAGATCAAGATGGATGGCTAAGTAAAGAGATTGAATCGCTAGCCGAATTCGATCCTGAGTTTACAGGAAGGCTTTGGAACCTTTATGTCCAGGCCAAAGAAAAGGGGATTAGTCAAAAACTGGCATTGGGGGTATTCAGATCAGACTACCTCTTAGATGTTGGGAACTTAGAAGTCAAGCAGGTCGAGTTTAATACTGTTTCAGTATCTTTCGGAGGCTTATCAACGAGGGTTGGCCAGCTTCATAAGTTCTTGAATGACTCAGGTAGATATTCAGGAGGTAGTGGGCGGCCCTTTTACCGAGAAGAAATACCGGTATCAGATTCGGCCTTTCTACTAGCCAAATCACTGGCCGACGCAGCGCATCACTTTCAAGCAAGCAACGATACTACTATTGTGGCTTTTGTTGTCCAAAAAGGTGAAAgaaatgtttttgaccaaCGTATTTTGGAATAcaacctttttgagcattttgGGATAAAATCTGTCAGACTCACAATCCATGAGGTCAATACCAAAACTTTTGTGGACCCTGATACTAGCCGTATTTACTATAAGCCCTCAGGGGAAGAGATATCCGTGGTTTATTTTAGAGCTGGGTATTCTCCAAGCGATTTTGTGGAAGAGCAGGATTGGCAGAACAGATTGACTTTGGAGACGAGCTACGCTATAAAGGCCCCCAATCTCTTAACGCAGTTAGCTGGTGCTAAGAAAATACAACAGCTCTTAACAGACGAAAGCATACTGCAATGTTTTATAAGCGATGCAAGCGCTAGGCGTAAGTTAGGTTCTTCCTTTGTTAAAATTCATCCAATGGATAACTCAGAAGCTGGCTTGAGCGCGAGAAAGCTGGCACTTAAAAGTCCTGAAAGGTTTGTTTTAAAGCCTCAGAGGGAAGGTGGCGGCAACAACATCTATAAGGGAGATATTCCTGCGTTTCTTAGAAGTATCCCCGAGCAGGACTGGAGTGGCTACATTCTTATGGAGCTGATCAAACCAAAGCCAACCACCGAGAACTTCGTTGTCAAAGCGGATCAATTTGCTCAAGAACCAATTTTGAGTGAATTGGGCATATTCGGCTACGTTTTATTTGATGAGTCAACAATCTACCTAAACGAGTATGCAGGTTGGCTTTTGAGATCAAAGTCTAGCTCTTCCGATGAGGGTGGAGTGGCAGCAGGCTTTGGATGTGTTGATAGCGTTGTTTTGTACTAG
- a CDS encoding KLTH0D02420p (similar to uniprot|Q870H5 Saccharomyces cerevisiae YOL048C Hypothetical ORF) — protein MSDAHLVAPLNNNSATAATTAPAEAEVHLVKRLRRETFVQALAVKLRRRVSYVRKNFLFGLFVDQTYVYPVLGFLRFVVTPSFWLYSFVLAFCFAFIFVTVAVLYYLFLLPILLIWAVSTLGPVGFVIVHIQWLLQSNALAITLTNILIAPIFADSIFDATLTKLGHAEFLERAKHLPVTSPKQASWRSLEFWLVVFPSKTVSLMFSLSSKVALSMLSLIPIVGPTIVNQLLSPTRGFSYGKRFYVLKNLSGSQLKDKFYEHLGQYTAFGMMAGLLELIPIMSIITIPSNVIAGALWASNELKKGEMSINA, from the exons ATGTCAGATGCTCATTTAGTAGCGCCGCTAAACAACAACTCCGCAACAGCCGCAACAACGGCCCCTGCCGAAGCTGAAGTGCACTTGGTAAAGAGACTCAGAAGAGAGACTTTTGTACAGGCGCTTGCGGTAAAGCTCAGACGCCGTGTGAGCTATGTGAGAAAGAATTTTTTatttgggctttttgtGGACCAAACTTATGTCTACCCCGTTCTA GGGTTTTTAAGGTTTGTGGTTactccttctttttggctgTACAGTTTTGTTCTGGCTTTCTGCTTCGCATTCATATTCGTCACTGTCGCTGTTCTTTATTACCTCTTCCTATTGCCTATTTTGTTAATCTGGGCTGTTAGCACATTGGGACCCGTAGGTTTCGTGATTGTGCACATTCAATGGTTGTTGCAGTCCAATGCTTTAGCTATTACACTCACAAATATACTGATAGCGCCTATATTTGCCGACAGTATATTTGACGCAACATTAACAAAACTAGGCCATGCTGAGTTCTTAGAAAGAGCAAAACATCTACCTGTCACATCACCAAAGCAAGCTTCGTGGCGGTCTCTGGAATTTTGGTTGGTAGTTTTTCCTTCCAAAACAGTTTCTCTGATGTTTTCGTTAAGCTCCAAAGTTGCTTTGAGTATGCTTTCACTGATTCCAATTGTGGGACCCACAATCGTCAATCAACTTCTCAGTCCTACAAGAGGGTTTTCTTATGGTAAAAGGTTCTATGTGCTCAAAAATCTAAGTGGAAGCCAGCTCAAAGACAAGTTCTATGAACACCTTGGGCAGTATACTGCCTTTGGAATGATGGCTGGGTTGTTGGAACTGATACCAATAATGTCTATCATCACCATTCCGAGCAATGTGATAGCAGGTGCGTTATGGGCATCAaatgagctgaagaaagGTGAAATGTCTATAAATGCTTGA
- a CDS encoding KLTH0D02442p (some similarities with uniprot|P31379 Saccharomyces cerevisiae YAL018C Hypothetical ORF), producing the protein MIIFLIYVSKFLLFTLLYYFTLFPFVLGISTVLFGPLGITIAVVHSMLHVNLYATSVTRVGCLGHAAAILEKLFTDKGTPKENIRRLHQPAYPVVLEKRNWTQSLSIFAAKTMAHFIIFSVLLCISLIPIIGIVLAKLLRSAPIGYDYYLIHLARRKALEKRGRDEFYREIGKFTAFGIVSGALELIPILSGITITSNFLGSGICVLEQSQSFENSSLSSI; encoded by the coding sequence ATGATAATTTTCCTCATCTATGTGTCTAAGTTTTTGCTCTTTACTCTACTGTATTACTTCACTTTGTTCCCATTTGTTCTGGGTATCAGTACAGTACTGTTTGGCCCTCTTGGTATTACTATCGCAGTAGTACACTCCATGCTGCACGTCAATTTGTATGCCACATCAGTCACTCGGGTTGGTTGTTTAGGACATGCTGCCGCGATCCTTGAAAAGTTATTCACAGACAAAGGCACCCCAAAAGAAAATATAAGAAGGCTGCACCAGCCAGCTTATCCCGTTGTTCTCGAGAAACGAAACTGGACCCAAAGTTTATCTATATTTGCTGCAAAAACCATGGCGCACTTCATAATCTTTTCAGTGCTACTCTGCATCTCTCTTATTCCAATTATTGGGATTGTTCTCGCTAAACTTTTGAGGTCTGCACCAATAGGCTATGATTACTACCTCATTCACCTGGCTAGGCggaaagctcttgaaaagagaggCAGAGACGAATTTTACCGAGAAATTGGCAAGTTTACAGCATTCGGCATAGTGAGCGGAGCATTAGAATTAATACCAATACTTTCCGGGATTACAATTACAAGTAACTTTTTGGGGAGCGGTATTTGCGTCTTGGAGCAGTCCCAATCATTCGAAAATAGTTCTTTATCTAGCATTTAG